One region of Armigeres subalbatus isolate Guangzhou_Male chromosome 3, GZ_Asu_2, whole genome shotgun sequence genomic DNA includes:
- the LOC134227700 gene encoding uncharacterized protein LOC134227700: MLHIHRSDYLFNHQSSSSIPPVSLISRHKHLCMCGDPDTLTNFGTNSESPQSIGNGINGFKHGKGFVPYNRKTDIRPIVEYGNDRDEDRLQNGTEEPPCEEEFKPDKKQSAFNRNLYNLWRTYGVASALLKASNEQATSDSNQKKNKKTKDDNGDRIQLIHPPTADDKKLKPTKGKSNERKYHYHYDHDHDHYHHYDHFDDGKNYGKQSYRRNTD; encoded by the exons ATGCTCCATATTCACCGTAGTGACTATTTATT CAATCATCAATCGTCATCAAGCATTCCGCCTGTTTCACTGATCAGTCGTCATAAGCATCTGTGTATGTGTG GTGACCCCGATACCTTGACCAACTTTGGCACAAACTCGGAAAGCCCGCAGTCAATCGGTAATGGCATAAATGGTTTCAAACATGGAAAAGGATTCGTACCTTATAACAGAAAGACCGACATTAGACCCATCGTGGAATACGGCAACGATCGCGATGAGGATCGGCTTCAGAATGGAACGGAAGAGCCGCCATGCGAGGAAGAGTTCAAACCGGACAAGAAACAAAGTGCtttcaataggaatttgtaCAACTTGTGGCGAACGTATGGAGTGGCCAGTGCTTTGCTGAAAGCTTCCAACGAGCAAGCTACCAGTGATAGTAACCAAAAGAAGAACAAAAAGACCAAAGACGATAATGGCGATCGTATCCAACTGATCCATCCCCCCACGGCAGATGACAAGAAACTCAAACCCACCAAAGGGAAATCCAACGAGAGGAAATACCATTATCATTACGATCACGACCACGATCACTACCATCACTACGATCATTTCGATGATGGCAAGAATTACGGAAAGCAGTCTTACCGACGCAATACTGATTAG